A genomic stretch from Helianthus annuus cultivar XRQ/B chromosome 1, HanXRQr2.0-SUNRISE, whole genome shotgun sequence includes:
- the LOC110929196 gene encoding uncharacterized protein At2g29880-like: MSKHKATGKKEQIKWTESMDNIFIQSMIAQQDNGNRINGSFTSQAYNNMIEELNTKLQIELTKKHLKNRLKTLKEHFSQWYDMFRGTSLSGFSWNSETQLIEAEDEVWDKLIESKPDAAALKTKKVSNFNEMLQLFAKDRATGAQAETAKERNARLKENDSINIETVPEVDDFCAANDVVLESQCNTDDDIQVLHPTSSRAKKCKSRKRKVEQQDEDLTSIIMNGVSGVANAILEGNKILERAYHREYTGEEIYNALEPLGLDSHEIRGALNYLETNQAKARMLFSCPPLIRLGLLRDMMGSGN, translated from the exons ATGAGCAAACACAAAGCCACCGGAAAGAAGGAACAAATAAAGTGGACGGAAAGTATGGATAATATATTCATACAATCCATGATAGCGCAACAGGATAATGGCAATAGGATTAATGGCAGTTTTACTTCACAAGCATACAACAATATGATTGAGGAGCTGAACACAAAGCTTCAAATTGAATTGACCAAAAAACATTTGAAGAATCGTTTAAAAACATTAAAAGAGCATTTTTCCCAATGGTACGACATGTTTCGTGGAACGTCCTTGAGTGGATTCTCATGGAATTCAGAAACTCAATTAATTGAAGCCGAGGATGAAGTCTGGGATAAATTAATAGaa TCAAAGCCTGATGCTGCGGCATTGAAGACAAAGAAAGTCTCAAACTTCAATGAAATGCTACAACTATTTGCAAAAGATAGGGCAACCGGTGCACAAGCTGAAACAGCCAAAGAACGAAATGCCCGACTGAAAGAAAATGACAGCATTAACATAGAAACAGTTCCAGAAGTTGATGACTTCTGCGCTGCTAATGATGTAGTTCTGGAGAGCCAATGCAATACTGATGATGATATTCAAGTGCTACATCCTACGTCTTCTCGTGCAAAGAAATGTAAGAGTAGAAAAAGAAAAGTTGAACAACAAGATGAAGATTTAACCTCTATTATTATGAATGGCGTTAGCGGTGTGGCTAATGCTATTTTAGAAGGCAATAAAATACTTGAAAGAGCTTATCATCGCGAGTACACAGGTGAAGAAATTTATAATGCACTGGAGCCATTGGGTTTGGATTCCCATGAAATACGTGGAGCTTTAAATTACTTGGAAACCAACCAAGCAAAAGCAAGGATGCTATTTAGTTGTCCTCCTCTGATACGGTTGGGTTTACTAAGAGATATGATGGGTTCCGGTAACTAA